GCCAGTAAGTTTCCTTGATCCGTGCAGTCAGTGGTCCGACACCGCCGGTGCCGACCGGCTTGCCGTCGATCCGGCCGACCGGCATCACGCCGCCGGCTGTGGAGGTGATGAAGACTTCGTCCGCGGCTCTCAGGGCGTCGGCTGGCACCGGGGCGGCCTCGCAGGGCAGTGACAGGCGGGCGCAAATGTCGAAAACCGTCTGCCGGGTAATGCCGAGCAGGACGCCGGTGGGCGGCGTGGTGACGGCGCCGTCCTTGATGGCGAAAACGTTGAAGCCCGGGCCCTCCGCAATGTGCCCGGCACCATCCTGGAGAACGGCCGTCTCGGCACTGCGTTCATAGGCCTGGTAAAGGCCCTTGACCATGTCCAGCCAGTGATAGTTTTTCACCGTCGGGTCCACCGAACCGGGAGGGATGCGCAGGATATCGGTGACGGCGAGGTGCAGCCCGCGTTCCAGCTGGTCCGGATTGGCGACGGAGCCGAAGGGGATCACGAAGGCGAGAAACCTGTTTTCCGCATCGCGCGGGTCCCGGCTGAACGAGGGAGAGGTCCCCCGTGTGCAGATGAATTCCACATAGGCATTTTTCAGACCCGACAGCGCGACGCAGGTGTGCAGAATGTCCGCGATCTCGGTCTTGCTCAGGGAGATCGACATATGCAACTCGGCCATGCCGCGAAAGAACCGATCCAGATGATCGTCCAGCCGGAAAAAGGCCCCCTCCCAGACATGGGCAACGTCATAGGTCGCGTCGGAATGGAGAAAGCCATAGTCGAGCACCGACACCTTCGCCTCCGCGACCGGCAAATATTGACCGTCCTGGTAGGCAATTCCCTGCGGATAGCGGTGCGGATCCTGATAACGGGTCGATAATTCGGGCAATTTGCGCATGATTGGCTTCCTCTTGACCGGAATGTGCGTCTGATGAAAGGTTAGGCCCGATATCTGGGTGTTGTGCCCGTTCTTTGCCTGGAAAGCGGGTAGGAGCAGTCAAAATCGGTCGCAGGAGCGCGCGAAATGCCAATCAGTCTTGATGATGTCGACAAGCGGCTCTTGACCCTGTTGCAGAAGAACAACCGGCTGACGGCCGATGAACTCGGCGACAAGGTCGGCACGTCGCGATCCTCCGTGCAGCGCCGTGTGAAGCGTTTCCGGGAGGAAGGCATCATCGAGGCCGATATCTCGGTACTGTCGCCCAAGGCGGTCGGGCGTTCCATGACCTTCATTGTGGAGGTCGAGCTTGAGCGCGAGCGAACGGATCTCCTCGACGACTTCCGCCGCTCCATGCTGGCTCTGGAAGATGTCCAGCAATGCTATTACGTCACCGGCCATACGGATTTCATTCTGGTGGTGACCGCGGTCGACATGACAGCCTATGAGGAGTTCAGCCGACGCGTTTTCACTGAAAACGCCAACATCCGGCGCTTTCATTCCAACGTGGTCGTCAGCCGCGTCAAGACAGGGCTGGATGTGCCGCTCGACTGATGGGGCCAGGTGCCGGCCGCACCTCAATACCAGAAGCCCTCCCGCCGCCAGATGGTCAGATGGCCTTTCACCGGCGGGGTCGGCGTGCCGCCCCAGATGGTGAATTCCCGGCCGCCGTGCAGGCCCTTGCCGTTGGTCTGTTTCAGCGTGACATATTCATTGCATTGCGGACCGCCGCTGGAGCTCTGGCACATGTCGATCCGTGCACTGTTTTCGTCGATCTGGTCCCAGACCCAGTCGACCATGGCGACATGGCCGTTCCAGACCATGAGGTCGAGCGGCTTGACGTCCTTGATGTCGTCGATGTTGATCTTGGCGACATGCTTTGGATAGTTTTTCGGCGAGACGCCGTAATACTTGTCCCATTCACCACAATAGATCAGGAAATTGGCGAGAAAACCGATACAGTCCATGCCGAAGAACCGGTCCTGGACCATCTCCTGCAGGGCGGCCCGGTCGGACATCTTGTCGAAATAGATCTTCTTGATCTTGCCCTTTTCCTCGACATCCTTGGAGCCGTCCTTCTTGGCCCGTCCGCAGACCTCGACCTTGTATTTGTCGAGGAGTTCCTTGTTCTTCAGCATGAAGTTCCAGATCTTGACGAAGGTCTTGTCATTGCCCTGGCCCTTGAGCGCCAGATCGATCGCTCGGCCGCCGACATGCTGGTTCAGCTTGATCCGCCCGGTACTTGTCTGAAGGCCGGGATTGGTCAGGTGGTCAACGTAGTTGAACGGCAGGAAAAAGGATTCAGCCATGCTCTGTCCTTCCTTTGCAACAGGTTACGGACAGCGCCAAAACGCTGCCCGAGATCAGGTGCCCCTACATCAGAAAGACTAGCATCACGGCGCCTTGCACGGCAGGGAGGTTCGGGTATCAAAAGCCCGCTATTACGTGTCAATTGTATCTGCCAGCCGATGACAGTTCACGTTTGGGTCCCGGGTCTTGGCAATCATGCGCTGCTGCAAAAGACGAACGCAGGTTTTCCGGCGCGCGCATCGGGGCGACCCGGATGCGAGTTGCTTCGCACAGCTCGAACACTGCAAGGCGAGATGGACAAAGTTTAATTGGGTCGGTCTTTCCTTCATTCCCATATGCAGGGCGCAGATCAGGGGTGATGCGACAGGTCTCACTTTGCAGGAAACTCAGGGCCGGGTTCCGATCCGGGAACGGTCCGTTATGTGCCCTTGGCGCAAAGGAGGAACGATGTGCCAGTCTGACAAAATGCCGACACTCAGCCGGCGAGGATTGATGGTCGGTGGTCTGGTGAGTGCCGTGGGCGTTGCCGCTGCACCCGCCTTGGCAGAGACAGCCGCGTCTCAATCGGCACCGGCACCGGCATCGCCTGAAGAAGCGCTGCAGCGTCTGATCGAAGGCAACGCGCGTTATGTTGCGAATACCCCGATCAACACGGACCATTCGGTTGGCAGAGCCGCACGCGCCGAAGGCCAGCAACCTTTTGCAGCTGTTGTCGCCTGCTCCGATTCCCGGGTCGCGCCGGAAATCCTGTTCGATCAGGGGCTGGGAGATCTCTTCGTGGTGCGCGTCGCCGGGAACTTCATCAATGAAGACGGTCTGGCAAGCCTGGAATTCGGCGCAGCCGTTCTGGGGGTCAAGGTCATTGTGGTGCTGGGACATTCCGGCTGTGGGGCCGTTGATGCAACCATCAAGTCCGTTGAAAACAGGGAACTCCCGCCCGGTCATCTGCCCAGCCTCTTGGAAGCCATACGCCCGGCCGTTTATGATGTCTTGCCGGAGAAACCGGCCGACATTCTTGAAGCGGCGATTGCACAAAATGCACGCCTGAATGCGGGCAAGGCAACAGCATCAGGCCCGATCCTGGCCGAAATGCACGACCAGAACAGCCTTCGTTCCGTGGCTGCGGTCTATGATATCGGAACTGGGAAGGTCGAATTCCTCTAGGGTCTGGACCCTTTCATTCAAATGAATGGATCCTGCCCCTAGGCTGTTTCGAACCGCTTATACCCTCTGTTCCGGTAACAAAACCAATAGCGGCAAGCGCGCCGGACAGCGCTTGCCGGAGAGGTCCTTTTCTGATCTGTTTCTGCTGGTAAGGGAATTTCTCCAATTCCGGCAAAAAACGGGTCTTCCTTGCTTTCCGTCCTCAAACACAGAGACTATCGACACCTTTTCTTCGCCCAGGTGATCGCGCTCTTCGGCACTGGCCTGATGACGGTCGGGCTGGCTTTGCTCGCCTTCGAGCTTGCCGGTGACAATGCCGGTGTCGTTCTTGGCACGGCGCTGGCGATCAAGATGGTGATCTATGTTTTCGTCAGCCCGCTTGCCATTGGGTTTGCCGCGCATCTGCCGCGCAGGGCTTTGCTGGTTGCCCTGGACCTGGTACGTGCGGCCACCGCGCTGGCGTTGCCCTTTGTCGATGCGATCTGGCAGATCTACCTGTTGATCGCAGTCCTTCAATCAGCCTCGGCGACCTTCACCCCGACCTTCCAGGCAACCATTCCGGACATCCTCCCGGACGAGGATGAATATACGAATGCTCTGTCGCTCTCACGCATGGCCTATGATCTGGAAAACCTTCTGAGCCCGATGATTGCCGCGGTTCTTGTTGGACTTCTGGGCTTTCACTGGCTCTTCGGCGGGACTGTCGCAGGTTTCCTGTTTTCTGCCCTGCTGGTCGTCAGCGTAACCCTTCCCGTGGCCCGGATGTCGCAGAGCGAGCCGCCATTACAGCGGACCCTGAAGGGGTTGCAGATCTATCTGAAAACACCGCGGCTGAAAGGGCTGCTGGCCTTGAACCTGGCGGTCGCGGCCTCCGGTTCGATGGTGATCGTCAACGGCGTTGTCCTGGTGAAGGCATGGCTTGGTCTGACGGATACAGACCTTGCTCTTTCCATGGCGGCCTATGGTGGCGGCTCCATGGTGATGGCCTTGTTGCTGCCCCGTGTTCTCAGCACAGTACCGGACCGGACCGTGATGCTCGCAGGCGCTGCCGCGCTTCCGGTCCTGCTGTTCGGCTTCGCACTCCTGTTGACCGTTTTGCCGGCTGCCCTTGTCTGGCCGTCTCTTCTGATCGTTTGGGCGCTGATGGGGGCAGGCATGTCCGCCGTTCTGGTTCCCTCAGGGCGGCTCTTGAAGAATTCCGCGCATGCCGAAGACCGGCCGCTAATCTTTGCGGCGCAATTTGCACTGTCGCACGGGTGCTGGCTGATCGCGTATCCCCTTGCCGGCTGGCTTGGCAGTGTCGCCGCGCCGGGATGGACCATGACCGTCCTGGCGGTTCTTGCCGTGACCGGTGTGCTGGCCGCACGACATCTATGGCCGGAAGGAGACAGATCCGTCCTTGCCCATGAACATCCGGATCTGCCGCCGGATCACCCGCATCTTGCCGGAGGTCATGGCAAGCGGCACGCACATGCCTTTGTCATCGACAGCCTGCATTCCTCCTGGCCGGACCGGCAACCTTGATGGACTGGCTCGCCGCTCTTCAGCGCTGGATCTATGACGGCGTACGAAGCGAGATCCTGACATTTGAACAGTCCGGCAACGTCTGGCTGCTCGTCGGCATGGCGGGAACCGGCGTGATGTTCGGTGCTCTGCACGCCCTGACACCCGGTCATGGCAAGACCATACTTGCGTCCTGGCTGGCCGGCTCGAAAAGCGGTTTTGGTCGGGCTCTTTCCCTGTCGACGCTGCTTGCCGCGACCCACGTCCTCACGGCCGTTCTGATCGCCTTCTTCGCGGCCCATCTGATGGAGCGCACCTTTGTCGGCGGCGGCCGTGCACCCACCCTTGAAATTCTCAGCCGGACAATCCTGCTTGGTTTCGGCCTCTGGTTGCTGCTGCGCGCACTCTGGCCCCGCTCCCATCGACAGGGTTCAGAGAAAAGGGAGGGTCTGGGGGTTGCATTGGCGACCGGACTGGTGCCGTGTCCCTTGACCTTGTTCGTTGTGGTTTCGGCTTTGGCACGCGGCGTGCCGGAGGCCGGGCTCGTTTTTGCCCTGGCCATGCTTGCCGGAATTGCGCTCACGCTCGGACTTGTCGCGCTGGCCGCAGTTGCCGGCCGGCAGGGCTTTCTGGCGCTCGCAATGCGGCGCGGAGCCGCCATCGCGCGCGTGATACGTGGATTGAATGCCCTGGCCGGATTGCTGCTGATCGTCTTCGCCGGCCGGGAGCTGTTGCAATAGCGTTGCGCTTCCGACCGCTCTTGCAAGCGAGTCAGATCCGCATGCGCGGCACGTCGTTCGGATCGAGGCGCAGCTCGATCAAGAGCGGTGCGTCGCGGGTCTCGATGGCCGTGATCGCCTGTTCCAGTTCCTCGGCGGACGTGACGGCGACGCCCTTGCCACCGAGTGCGGTCGCGACATCGGCGAAGGAGGGCCAGTCGAACATGGACAGGCCCGGATCCATCGAGCGGTCGAGGAACTGGATATGTTCCGCGCCATAGGCGCTGTCATTGGCGACGATGACGATCAGATCCTGTTTCATGCGGACAGCAGTGTTGAATTCGTTGATGCCGCCCATCATGAAACCGCCGTCACCGGTGAACAGCACCACCGGTCGGTCCGGTGCAGCAAAGCCGGCGCCAATGGCTTCCTGAAGACCCAGGCCGATCGAGCCGAAATTGGCGGTGACGATAAAGCTGCGCGGATCGGGAGCGGAAATGCGGCACCAGACCTCTGTCATGAAGCGACCGCCATCGGTCGTCAGGATCCGGTCCTTCGGCAACACCTCTTCCAGCCGTTCAAGCGCATGCACGAAATTGACATAACCGTCACTGGTATCCTTGGCCTTCGCCGGCGGGTGCGCGGTGAGGGCCGCCATGTCGAGTTCCCCGGTGAAACCGCTCGGCGGAATTTCCGCCTCGTCCAGCCAATAGAGGAAGTTGTCCGCCGTCAGCCCGGCATCGGCGACCAGGGCCGCATCGGCATGATAATTCTTGCTGACCTCGGCCACGGTGTCATTCACCTGCACGACGCGCTTGCCCTTCATCAGGGCTCCCTTGTCGGTGGTGAAATGATGCAGGCTGGCGCCAAAGCAGACGATGCAGTCCGCCTTGTCGATCACCTCATAGGCGGCCGGGGTGCTCAACGTGCCGAAAATGTCCATGTTGTAGGCGTGGCCGTTGAAGAGGCCCTTGGCCTTCAGGGTCGTTGCCAGGGGGGCTTCCAGCCGGTCGGCCAGCTTGATCAGCTTGTCCCGGGCATCGATCGCCCCGCCACCGGCCAGGATCACCGGGCGCTTTGCGGACGCGACCATGCCGATGGCAGCGTCAAGATCGTCGCCCTCCGGCACATAGGCCGGGGCACCGAAGGCCTTGAACACCGTCTTTTCGTGGCCGACTTCCTCCCACATGAAATCGGCCGGCATGTTGAGCACGATCGGCCGCTTTTCGACCCGGGCCCGATAGAAGGCATGCGCCACGTCATGGGCGGCGGTTGCCGGAGACCGCACTTGTTCAAAGCCCGCACCGGTCACCTTGACCAACTCGCGCTGGTCGATGTTCTGGAGGTTCTGCGGGTTCATTACCGGCGTATCACCGGCCAGCAGGACCATGGGAATGTGCCCTCGGGCGCCCTCGGTCAGCGCCGTGACGCAGTTGGTCAGGGCTGGGCCATGGGTCACCGTGGCGACGCCCATCTTGCCCGAGACATGCGAGTAGGCCAGCGCCATCAACACCGCGCTGCCTTCATAGGAGACTGGCACGAAGGTCGCGCCGCACGCGCGCACATAATGATCGACCATGAACAGGTTGGCGTCGCCCATCAGCCCGAACATGGTGTCGATGCCCTGATCCTGGACCGCCTGGGCGATGGACTGATAGGTATAGCTCTTGTCGGACATTCTGGCTTGTCTCCCCGCCCTTGGTCGCGTGTGCCGCCGCCTCCGGCCCGCAATCAGTTACATTTGCAACTTTCTCTATTCGAGATTGCTCCATTGATCAAATGCTTTGCGAAACGGCGTTCTCGCCGGCCGCAGGGGCATGTCTCAGGCCACCGATTGATCAGGCATACTGGCCGAGCATCTTCTGCAGCTCTGCCAGGACCGCCTCCCTGAGACCGTCCGGTGCAACGATTTCTGCCTCGCTGCCAAGCGACAGCAGCATCCTGACGGCAAAGGGGCTGTCCTCCATCGCCAGGGAGACGGTGGCCGTCGGCCCTTCAAAGGCCGGAGAGACTGCCGGGTGCAATCCGGCTTCGCCGAGGCGCCGCAGGCCCTCCGGAGTGACCTTCAAGGTGACCTGTTGCGAATTCAAACGGGTTTCGAAGTCCTCTCGCCAATTGTCCCAGAAGGATCTGAGATTAAAATCTTCCGGACGGTTGAACCCGTCTTCCAGCAAGTCGAGATGCTGGATATTGGCGATACGGTAGACACGTATCGTTTCAGCCTCGGCAACCAGGTACCAGGTGCCGGCTTTCAACACGATCGCCAACGGCGAGACCAACCGCTCAACCTCTCCCTTCCAGGCAGAATAACGGAGGGCCAGTTTTCGCCCGGTCCAGACTGCTGTTGCAACCTGACCCAGAAATGGCGTCGCTTCTCTGCTCCGGTACCAGCTTTGCGGATCGAGCAGAAACCGGTCCGAGACGAGGGCTGCCTTTTCGCGGGTTTCCTCGGGGAGCGCTGCCAGGATCTTCTGTTCCGAGCGGGTTGCGGCAGGAAGCAGTCCGAGATCATCAAGCGCAGTCCCCAGGCCGGACAGAAGCAGGGCACCGGCTTCGTCCTCGTTGAGGCCTGTCAGCCTGGTCTGATACCCGTCAAGCAGCCGAAACCCGCCCAGGCGGCCGCGCTCCGCGTAGACGGGGACGCCGGCATAACTCAGCTGGTCGATATCCCGGTGAATGGTGCGTACCGATGCCTCGAATTCCGCCGCCAGCGCCTCGGCGGTCATCCGGCCGCGTACCTGCAGAAGCATCAGGATGGAAAGAAGTCGGGACGATTTCATGGGAACTCAGAATACATGACAATTGATGTCATGTTATCGCGATTAGCTTGCCGGCGTCACGCATTCAATTGAGGGAATTGCCATGCAGCACTCAACTGCTTCAGCCGGGCTCATCGCGCCGCAGGCGGACTTCGACTTCATGTTCGGGCGCTGGTCCGTGCTTCACCGGCGGCTCAAGAGCCGCCTCGTCGACTGTCAGGAATGGGAGCGGTTCGAAGGTGTGTCGGAAACCCGTCCGATCCTTGGCGGTGCCGGAAATCTCGAGGACAATCACATTCACTTGCCGGGCGGCGCCTACAGAGCCGTCGCCCTGCGCAGCTTTGATGAAACAAGTGGCCTGTGGTCCATCTGGTGGCTGGACGGTCGGGCGCCCCATCAGCTGGACACGCCTGTCACGGGCAGGTTTGAGGACGAGACCGGCAACTTTTTTGCCGACGATTTCCTGGAAGGGCGTCCGATCAAGGTCCGCTTCCTCTGGATCCGGGGGGCGGAACCGCGTTGGGAACAGGCGTTTTCCGCGGATGGCGGGGAAAGTTGGGAAACCAACTGGACGATGACCTTTTCCCGCCTCGCCGGATAGTCGTCCTGATCAGGTGAAGGCCTTGGCCTGGGCACGTTCAGCAAGCCCGGGCAGGACCTGCTCGACCAGCGCTGCTGACGGTCCGGCCGGATCGTAAACGGCGAACCGGTCAAGGTCGAAGGCTTCGGCGCCCGCGACTTCGTGCAGCTGTTTCTCCTTCAGGTCATCGGCAACAAGGCGCCGCGGGCAATAGGCCATGCCGCCGCGGCGCTTCAGATAGGCGAGACCCATCGTTGCATTGCTGAGGAAAAAATGCCCGGACCGGTTCTTAAGGAGATCGGACGTCGCCGCGTCATAGTGAGGCCCGAGCTGGAAATTGAGAAACAGTGGCAGGACCGGGTCCTGGATTGCGCAGGGCCGGTCGGCCACCAGCACCATATGGTCTGGTGGCAGCGGCAAGGTCTCAAGCTTTGTACCGTGGGCCCTTTCATGGGTGATGGTGAGGTCGAGTGTCTGCCGGCGAACCAGGTCTATGGCATTGTGTTCGTGATCGAAATTCAGTGTCAGCGGCAATTTGCCGAGGGTCTGTTCGGTCCAGATGGCCAGTTCGACCAGGAGGTCGTCCCAGATCGACAGCTGACATCCGATCCGCAGCGCCAGCCGATTGGAAAACCGGCGGCCGATGCTGCCCGAGATCTGCTGCCAGTTGGCGAGCATCTGTTCGGCGAGCGGTCGCAAATGCGCGCCCGCCTCGCTGAGCCGCGTGCCGCCAACACCGCGCAGGAACAGCTCTGCGTCAAGTTCGTCCTCAAGTGCACGAATGCGGCTCGAGACGGCTGCCTGCGTGATGTACAGCCGCTCGGCAGCCCGGTGAAAACTGCCAGTGTCGGCGACGGCCAGGAAGGTGGTCAGAAGCTTCAAGTCCATAGCGAAAAGTATTTTCTATCGAAATGATAAAAACAATCAGTTTTTCTAATCAGCGTGTTCTTGCTAGCGTTTCGGCAGATCGATGACGGAGGTTTTCATGCTCGACAGAACCCGCAAGCCCACCTGGACCCGGATGGAAGAGGCCAGCAAGGAAGATTTTCTGGCGGTGATGGACTACGAAGAAGCGTTCAACGCCGGCCTCGTGGACCGCATCATTGTCATGCTCAAGTCGCTCGACGAGGACTGGACGCCTTATCCGATCAATCGCTATGAGCATTCGTTGCAGTCCGCCACCCGTGCCTATGAGGACGGTGCTGAGGAGGAGATCGTCGTTGCCGCGCTGATCCATGACATCGGTGATATTCTCTCACCCTATAACCACGGCGAACTGGCAGCGGCCATGGTCCGGCCCTACGTGAGTGAAAAGACCCGCTGGATCATCGAACATCACTGCGTTTTTCAAGGCTATTATTACAACCACCATCTGGGCGGCGACCGCAACGCGCGTGAGAAATACAAGGACAGTCCCTATTACGAAGACTGCAAGTATTTCTGCCACACCTATGACCAGGCAGCCTTTGATCCGGACTACGAAAGCAAGCCTCTTGAATTCTTCGTGCCCATGCTGCGCCGGGTCTTTTCCAACAAGAAAGGCCACCTGGAGCTGAATGAGCGCGCAGACGACGGAGACCTGAAAGACGTCAACGCGTGAGCTTCAGATCTTCGCCGCCAGCAGGGCGAAGGCAGGCTGTTTCAGGAGGTTGATCGACTCGGGCCCGGAGACCCATTGCCGGGTCCGGTGGTTTTCCTCCCAGCCAGACCCGGTCAGCACCTTGCGCACCGCCATAGGGTAGACGGTGACATCGCAGGTGGCTCCCCACTTTTCGTAGGTGAAGCTGCCGAGCGGGCTGCGCCCTATGGTGCCTTCGACCCCGGCTTCCTCGCGTGCTTCGATCCGGGCGGAGGCAGCTGCGCTCAGGCCCGGTTCAACAATGCCCTTGGACACGGTCCAGTGACGTCCGCTCGACGACCCGACAATCAGGATCTGTGTACCGGCTGGGGTCCGGCGGAAAGGGATCACGGCGGACTGGCGATAGTAATAGGCCGGGCGCGGGCGAAGCTCCGGTCCGTCAGGCGCCGGAAAGGGAAAGAGATCCGGCAGGTCCTTCGGCCTTGTCACGTCTCGCAGACCGGCATGTGTCCCGCGGAGTTCCAGGCAGCACAGCGTCCCTGGCCCCGTGTCGACTTCAAGCGCCAGTTGCTGCAGCAGAAGGGTTAGAGTTTCCGGCCGGGCGACCAGAAGCGGGCGTTCGGCGCCTTCAAGACCCGGCAATCCTCCTGACGAAAGCGCCGCAGACGCTGTCAGGCCACGCGCCGTCCAGCCGGCGGCCTTGAGGGCCTTTGCCGCTGTTGCTTTGGCACGGGCGGAATGGTCGGTGAGGATACAATCCGGCCGCATGCGATTCTGGCCAAGCCAGGCGCCGATCTTCTGGGCCTGCCGCTTGCCTTTTGTGCGCAGCGGTCGTTCAGCTTCCTCGCCATCCCAGGTCTTCGCACCGGATCCGGCGCAGAGGATCATCAGTTCCAAGGCAGCCTCCTCTGCCGGGCAGTATATCGGTGCCGAGGC
This genomic interval from Labrenzia sp. VG12 contains the following:
- a CDS encoding HD domain-containing protein, with translation MLDRTRKPTWTRMEEASKEDFLAVMDYEEAFNAGLVDRIIVMLKSLDEDWTPYPINRYEHSLQSATRAYEDGAEEEIVVAALIHDIGDILSPYNHGELAAAMVRPYVSEKTRWIIEHHCVFQGYYYNHHLGGDRNAREKYKDSPYYEDCKYFCHTYDQAAFDPDYESKPLEFFVPMLRRVFSNKKGHLELNERADDGDLKDVNA
- a CDS encoding DUF1579 domain-containing protein, with translation MQHSTASAGLIAPQADFDFMFGRWSVLHRRLKSRLVDCQEWERFEGVSETRPILGGAGNLEDNHIHLPGGAYRAVALRSFDETSGLWSIWWLDGRAPHQLDTPVTGRFEDETGNFFADDFLEGRPIKVRFLWIRGAEPRWEQAFSADGGESWETNWTMTFSRLAG
- a CDS encoding NUDIX domain-containing protein, with the protein product MILCAGSGAKTWDGEEAERPLRTKGKRQAQKIGAWLGQNRMRPDCILTDHSARAKATAAKALKAAGWTARGLTASAALSSGGLPGLEGAERPLLVARPETLTLLLQQLALEVDTGPGTLCCLELRGTHAGLRDVTRPKDLPDLFPFPAPDGPELRPRPAYYYRQSAVIPFRRTPAGTQILIVGSSSGRHWTVSKGIVEPGLSAAASARIEAREEAGVEGTIGRSPLGSFTYEKWGATCDVTVYPMAVRKVLTGSGWEENHRTRQWVSGPESINLLKQPAFALLAAKI
- a CDS encoding LysR family transcriptional regulator, translating into MDLKLLTTFLAVADTGSFHRAAERLYITQAAVSSRIRALEDELDAELFLRGVGGTRLSEAGAHLRPLAEQMLANWQQISGSIGRRFSNRLALRIGCQLSIWDDLLVELAIWTEQTLGKLPLTLNFDHEHNAIDLVRRQTLDLTITHERAHGTKLETLPLPPDHMVLVADRPCAIQDPVLPLFLNFQLGPHYDAATSDLLKNRSGHFFLSNATMGLAYLKRRGGMAYCPRRLVADDLKEKQLHEVAGAEAFDLDRFAVYDPAGPSAALVEQVLPGLAERAQAKAFT
- a CDS encoding YafY family protein; the protein is MKSSRLLSILMLLQVRGRMTAEALAAEFEASVRTIHRDIDQLSYAGVPVYAERGRLGGFRLLDGYQTRLTGLNEDEAGALLLSGLGTALDDLGLLPAATRSEQKILAALPEETREKAALVSDRFLLDPQSWYRSREATPFLGQVATAVWTGRKLALRYSAWKGEVERLVSPLAIVLKAGTWYLVAEAETIRVYRIANIQHLDLLEDGFNRPEDFNLRSFWDNWREDFETRLNSQQVTLKVTPEGLRRLGEAGLHPAVSPAFEGPTATVSLAMEDSPFAVRMLLSLGSEAEIVAPDGLREAVLAELQKMLGQYA
- a CDS encoding MFS transporter, which translates into the protein MLSVLKHRDYRHLFFAQVIALFGTGLMTVGLALLAFELAGDNAGVVLGTALAIKMVIYVFVSPLAIGFAAHLPRRALLVALDLVRAATALALPFVDAIWQIYLLIAVLQSASATFTPTFQATIPDILPDEDEYTNALSLSRMAYDLENLLSPMIAAVLVGLLGFHWLFGGTVAGFLFSALLVVSVTLPVARMSQSEPPLQRTLKGLQIYLKTPRLKGLLALNLAVAASGSMVIVNGVVLVKAWLGLTDTDLALSMAAYGGGSMVMALLLPRVLSTVPDRTVMLAGAAALPVLLFGFALLLTVLPAALVWPSLLIVWALMGAGMSAVLVPSGRLLKNSAHAEDRPLIFAAQFALSHGCWLIAYPLAGWLGSVAAPGWTMTVLAVLAVTGVLAARHLWPEGDRSVLAHEHPDLPPDHPHLAGGHGKRHAHAFVIDSLHSSWPDRQP
- a CDS encoding carbonic anhydrase encodes the protein MCQSDKMPTLSRRGLMVGGLVSAVGVAAAPALAETAASQSAPAPASPEEALQRLIEGNARYVANTPINTDHSVGRAARAEGQQPFAAVVACSDSRVAPEILFDQGLGDLFVVRVAGNFINEDGLASLEFGAAVLGVKVIVVLGHSGCGAVDATIKSVENRELPPGHLPSLLEAIRPAVYDVLPEKPADILEAAIAQNARLNAGKATASGPILAEMHDQNSLRSVAAVYDIGTGKVEFL
- a CDS encoding thiamine pyrophosphate-binding protein, which produces MSDKSYTYQSIAQAVQDQGIDTMFGLMGDANLFMVDHYVRACGATFVPVSYEGSAVLMALAYSHVSGKMGVATVTHGPALTNCVTALTEGARGHIPMVLLAGDTPVMNPQNLQNIDQRELVKVTGAGFEQVRSPATAAHDVAHAFYRARVEKRPIVLNMPADFMWEEVGHEKTVFKAFGAPAYVPEGDDLDAAIGMVASAKRPVILAGGGAIDARDKLIKLADRLEAPLATTLKAKGLFNGHAYNMDIFGTLSTPAAYEVIDKADCIVCFGASLHHFTTDKGALMKGKRVVQVNDTVAEVSKNYHADAALVADAGLTADNFLYWLDEAEIPPSGFTGELDMAALTAHPPAKAKDTSDGYVNFVHALERLEEVLPKDRILTTDGGRFMTEVWCRISAPDPRSFIVTANFGSIGLGLQEAIGAGFAAPDRPVVLFTGDGGFMMGGINEFNTAVRMKQDLIVIVANDSAYGAEHIQFLDRSMDPGLSMFDWPSFADVATALGGKGVAVTSAEELEQAITAIETRDAPLLIELRLDPNDVPRMRI
- a CDS encoding aminotransferase class IV, producing MRKLPELSTRYQDPHRYPQGIAYQDGQYLPVAEAKVSVLDYGFLHSDATYDVAHVWEGAFFRLDDHLDRFFRGMAELHMSISLSKTEIADILHTCVALSGLKNAYVEFICTRGTSPSFSRDPRDAENRFLAFVIPFGSVANPDQLERGLHLAVTDILRIPPGSVDPTVKNYHWLDMVKGLYQAYERSAETAVLQDGAGHIAEGPGFNVFAIKDGAVTTPPTGVLLGITRQTVFDICARLSLPCEAAPVPADALRAADEVFITSTAGGVMPVGRIDGKPVGTGGVGPLTARIKETYWQMHGEEGYRHEVDYGE
- a CDS encoding Lrp/AsnC family transcriptional regulator, producing MPISLDDVDKRLLTLLQKNNRLTADELGDKVGTSRSSVQRRVKRFREEGIIEADISVLSPKAVGRSMTFIVEVELERERTDLLDDFRRSMLALEDVQQCYYVTGHTDFILVVTAVDMTAYEEFSRRVFTENANIRRFHSNVVVSRVKTGLDVPLD